One part of the Vicia villosa cultivar HV-30 ecotype Madison, WI linkage group LG6, Vvil1.0, whole genome shotgun sequence genome encodes these proteins:
- the LOC131613263 gene encoding uncharacterized protein LOC131613263, whose product MWKCEDGENFRPMRPFSFDTSTKLKLSKQNEYMFFNCSEEYVIIQPKPVFCEHFSEHCDSSCDIASYLRRHLPGCSFSLTSSSCYSYYSKASESLRLMLKYCIGYATIYLRDVGILQPYDQVPIYDIRVDFDIPVTTCCLMCQDELKGGGTCGWI is encoded by the coding sequence ATGTGGAAATGCGAGGACGGCGAAAACTTTCGACCGATGAGACCCTTTAGTTTCGACACTAGCACAAAACTGAAACTCTCTAAGCAAAATGAGTACATGTTTTTCAACTGTAGTGAAGAATATGTGATTATCCAACCAAAGCCTGTGTTTTGTGAACATTTTTCTGAACACTGTGATTCATCATGTGATATTGCTAGTTATCTACGTAGACATTTACCAGGATGTTCTTTTTCTCTTACTAGTAGTTCTTGTTATTCTTATTATTCAAAAGCAAGTGAATCTTTGAGATTGATGCTTAAGTATTGTATTGGTTATGCTACTATTTATTTGAGAGATGTTGGTATTCTTCAACCTTATGATCAAGTGCCTATATATGACATTAGAGTTGATTTTGATATACCTGTTACTACTTGTTGTCTTATGTGTCAGGATGAATTGAAGGGTGGTGGAACATGTGGATGGATTTGA